One window of Nostoc sp. C052 genomic DNA carries:
- a CDS encoding glycosyltransferase family 39 protein has product MALGLLLGSLMFSIWEKIPTSVERVNWSQQAHWIAPQTPTYRFYTRNTFNLSDNATAAWLRISADNDFTLYVNGREIAKENNVTNSSRGLGAGLRLPLQDINDSNRYDAKTSANYLLASSNDWKLTAYVDLTRHLQPGKNVIALEIQKGKTNPRVVVEGAVYLTDDATPISLSTGETTWRVSNLSETRQSLQWFDRDFSDENWLEAKVLGSVRETTYSRLSKNLFDRRLQGNWITGNQSSQGQVWLRGSWQIPTNRILRTYIRFAGQGTYSLLLNGNFINSYRADNGKQLHLLEITKFIQPGNNILAVSLTSPINTLLTSVKSIKSNSILNFFLDGWAETVTGEIIGEIATDNAWTALNQPVSGWTKGVGNEKSVSLLGLPKPEDFQRNFEGNAYLLNYPNYLWCQSLWLIGGVVLAIIYASLLGFWLGYGNRWWENFTAGSAILSPSILFLAAIGLLKHRFAEAEVGLLFAQPQSNYVILFGFTAIIALTLVYTRVNRNINKLPLSFIWFSLGLVACVSCSLASGGNVFSVFILALVAAIIAYIFVWMQKQEQSTILILQDKFNLIQQRWPIWGEWIFLILIVSVGFGLRVYNLDFIDLDSDENTSLDASRGILRTGAPIATSGIWYTRSPFYHYLLAFWLRVVGDSIVNARLLSVIWGTATLVLVYIVARKVTGKVWIALLVALVLAVEPCELWYSRFIRCYQILQFFTIFSFWSFLKGFIEKSGRHYQYLFFVSLTLSLLTQEINLTVIPVFFIGFIYFYRPFSLRNDWQIFVCSLMTSVIFIYNLAIAAIRNITPLAALSNATASYLRLHFADVTDLFAMLLIGPDRTHTVLSFFFLLGFIYFLKIRDQKVIFLFSAIFINLVLITVLTYNLAERYVYSLYPLIILLSIYSAICLIEALIKGVGLLVYSLPHLKSFALFGIVILIVFNIQPMRVLATYDESLTRRNNELLTYVRTHREAKDIVISPMSSFASISLVKLDYYLFSFKDNENFDTVYWHDGKLIDRWAGGVILNSVDQLNHILEKSERVWINIDDVRNNRVTPELRDYIKKLGKPVFETFGTRLRLWQPEDGLPNRIPNKGKDLGAY; this is encoded by the coding sequence TTGGCTTTAGGATTATTATTAGGAAGTTTAATGTTTTCTATTTGGGAGAAAATACCTACTTCTGTAGAGCGCGTAAATTGGTCACAACAAGCCCACTGGATTGCCCCTCAAACACCTACTTACCGTTTCTATACACGCAATACCTTTAATTTATCTGATAATGCCACAGCAGCCTGGCTACGGATAAGTGCTGATAATGACTTTACCTTATATGTCAATGGAAGAGAGATAGCAAAAGAAAACAATGTTACAAATAGTTCTCGTGGTCTAGGTGCAGGTCTGAGACTACCTCTTCAAGATATTAATGATAGTAATCGCTATGATGCTAAAACATCAGCCAATTATTTACTAGCTAGTTCCAATGACTGGAAATTAACAGCTTATGTAGACCTAACTCGTCATTTGCAGCCTGGTAAAAATGTTATTGCACTAGAAATACAAAAAGGAAAAACTAATCCCCGCGTAGTTGTTGAGGGGGCTGTTTATCTTACAGATGATGCTACACCGATTAGTTTGTCAACAGGAGAAACTACTTGGCGGGTTTCAAATCTGTCAGAAACTCGTCAATCTCTGCAATGGTTTGATCGAGATTTCTCAGATGAAAATTGGTTAGAAGCTAAGGTACTGGGTTCAGTTAGAGAAACTACTTATAGCCGCTTAAGCAAAAATTTGTTTGACCGTCGTCTACAGGGAAATTGGATTACAGGAAATCAAAGTTCTCAAGGACAAGTATGGCTTAGAGGTAGTTGGCAAATACCAACAAATCGGATTTTGCGTACCTACATTCGATTTGCTGGTCAAGGTACATATTCTTTATTACTCAATGGCAATTTTATTAATAGTTACAGAGCTGATAATGGTAAACAGTTACATCTTTTAGAAATTACAAAGTTTATCCAACCTGGGAATAATATATTAGCTGTAAGCTTAACTAGCCCAATAAATACATTATTAACAAGTGTTAAATCTATTAAATCAAATAGTATTCTTAACTTTTTTTTAGATGGATGGGCAGAAACAGTAACAGGTGAAATTATTGGAGAAATTGCTACTGATAATGCTTGGACAGCATTAAATCAACCCGTATCTGGATGGACAAAAGGTGTTGGTAATGAGAAATCTGTAAGTCTTTTAGGTTTACCTAAACCGGAAGATTTTCAGCGTAATTTTGAAGGTAATGCCTATTTGCTCAATTACCCTAATTACTTATGGTGTCAGAGCCTTTGGTTAATAGGTGGAGTTGTTTTGGCGATAATTTATGCTTCACTTTTAGGTTTCTGGCTGGGATATGGAAATCGTTGGTGGGAAAACTTTACTGCGGGATCTGCAATACTTTCACCAAGTATTTTATTTTTAGCTGCTATTGGTTTACTCAAACATCGCTTTGCAGAAGCAGAAGTTGGATTACTATTCGCACAACCGCAAAGCAACTATGTAATATTGTTTGGGTTTACAGCCATAATTGCATTGACGTTAGTTTATACTCGTGTCAACAGAAATATTAATAAATTACCCCTTTCTTTTATTTGGTTCTCATTGGGTTTAGTAGCCTGTGTTAGTTGCAGCTTGGCATCAGGTGGAAATGTCTTTTCTGTCTTTATTTTAGCGCTTGTAGCAGCGATTATTGCCTATATTTTTGTTTGGATGCAGAAACAGGAACAATCAACAATCCTAATATTGCAAGATAAATTTAATCTTATACAGCAGAGATGGCCTATTTGGGGGGAGTGGATATTTCTTATCCTCATTGTTAGTGTAGGATTTGGGCTAAGGGTTTATAACCTTGATTTTATTGACTTAGATTCCGATGAAAATACTTCTTTAGACGCTAGTAGAGGTATTCTTCGTACAGGCGCACCCATAGCAACTTCTGGTATTTGGTATACTCGCAGTCCTTTCTATCACTACCTACTAGCTTTTTGGTTACGAGTAGTAGGAGATTCTATAGTTAATGCTCGCCTGCTATCTGTAATTTGGGGTACAGCAACCTTAGTTTTAGTCTACATTGTGGCTCGTAAAGTCACTGGTAAAGTTTGGATTGCTTTGTTAGTAGCATTAGTTTTGGCTGTAGAACCTTGTGAACTTTGGTATTCTCGCTTTATTCGTTGTTATCAAATTCTCCAATTTTTCACTATTTTTAGCTTCTGGTCATTTCTAAAAGGTTTTATTGAAAAATCAGGGCGACATTATCAATATCTCTTTTTTGTTTCTTTAACTTTGAGTTTGCTGACTCAAGAGATTAATTTAACAGTTATACCAGTATTTTTTATCGGTTTTATCTACTTCTATCGCCCCTTCAGTCTACGCAACGACTGGCAAATTTTTGTATGTAGCTTAATGACTTCAGTTATTTTTATTTATAATTTGGCTATTGCTGCTATACGAAATATAACTCCTCTAGCTGCATTATCCAATGCAACAGCTTCTTACCTGCGACTTCATTTTGCTGATGTTACAGATTTGTTTGCTATGTTATTGATTGGGCCTGATAGAACACATACAGTTTTGAGCTTTTTCTTCTTACTTGGTTTTATTTATTTTTTAAAGATTAGAGATCAAAAAGTAATCTTTTTGTTTAGTGCTATATTTATTAATTTAGTGCTAATTACTGTATTGACGTATAATCTTGCAGAACGTTACGTATATAGCCTTTACCCATTAATAATTTTACTTTCTATTTATAGTGCTATTTGTCTAATCGAGGCTTTAATTAAAGGAGTAGGTTTATTAGTGTATAGTTTGCCTCATTTAAAATCATTTGCTTTGTTTGGTATTGTGATACTAATTGTATTCAATATCCAACCAATGAGAGTTTTAGCTACTTATGATGAATCTTTAACTAGACGAAACAATGAACTACTAACTTATGTAAGAACTCATAGAGAAGCAAAAGATATTGTTATTTCACCTATGTCCTCTTTTGCATCCATTAGCTTAGTAAAATTAGATTATTATTTATTCAGCTTTAAAGATAATGAGAATTTCGATACCGTATATTGGCATGATGGAAAATTAATTGACCGTTGGGCTGGTGGAGTTATTCTTAATAGTGTAGACCAGTTAAACCATATTCTAGAAAAGTCAGAACGAGTATGGATTAATATAGATGATGTTAGAAATAATAGGGTAACTCCTGAGTTACGTGACTATATTAAAAAATTGGGTAAACCTGTTTTCGAGACTTTTGGAACTCGTTTAAGACTCTGGCAGCCAGAGGATGGATTACCAAACCGTATACCTAATAAAGGCAAAGATTTAGGAGCTTACTAA
- a CDS encoding SDR family oxidoreductase, with translation MEIQGKVALITGASRGIGRAIALELAQQGIKRLILVARDRRKLLEVASEIEAMGTETAIVPLDLTQTIEVNIAVAQLWRNYGQIHLLVNCAGVAYQSSFLQSKMPQVQEELSVNLLGMYNLTSLIARRMASQRQGTIVNVSSLMGKVAAPTMATYSATKFAILGFTQALRQELAEHNIRVIALLPSLTDTDMVRDLKLFRWVIPMTPQQVAKALVTGMQNDSAEILVGWQSHLAVLCQRLAPWLLELILRIATPPAPRRQQPSQKLNKLIPKLNFLTRIHRFGDLFLSRT, from the coding sequence ATGGAGATTCAAGGTAAAGTAGCCCTAATTACAGGGGCTTCGCGTGGGATTGGACGAGCGATCGCTCTGGAATTAGCGCAACAAGGCATCAAGCGACTGATATTGGTAGCACGCGATCGCCGCAAGTTATTGGAAGTAGCTAGCGAAATCGAGGCGATGGGAACAGAAACTGCAATCGTGCCCTTAGATTTGACTCAAACAATTGAAGTAAATATTGCTGTTGCCCAACTATGGCGCAATTACGGACAGATTCACCTGCTGGTTAATTGTGCGGGAGTCGCATACCAAAGCTCATTTTTGCAATCTAAAATGCCCCAAGTTCAAGAAGAACTCTCGGTGAACTTGTTAGGAATGTACAACCTCACTAGTTTGATTGCTCGACGCATGGCTAGCCAAAGACAAGGGACAATTGTCAATGTATCGAGCCTGATGGGGAAAGTGGCTGCACCAACGATGGCGACATACTCAGCAACCAAGTTTGCCATTTTAGGATTTACCCAAGCCTTGCGCCAAGAACTAGCTGAACACAATATTCGCGTCATTGCATTACTGCCTTCTCTGACAGACACAGACATGGTGCGCGACTTAAAATTATTTCGCTGGGTGATCCCCATGACTCCTCAGCAAGTGGCTAAAGCACTCGTCACCGGAATGCAGAATGATTCAGCAGAAATTTTAGTCGGATGGCAAAGTCATTTAGCCGTGTTGTGTCAACGCCTTGCCCCTTGGTTGTTAGAGCTAATTTTACGAATAGCAACACCGCCAGCACCAAGAAGACAACAGCCGAGTCAAAAATTGAACAAGCTAATCCCAAAACTGAATTTTTTGACCAGAATCCATCGTTTCGGTGATTTGTTCTTGTCAAGAACATGA
- a CDS encoding acyltransferase, with protein sequence MSQKTNQKIDRLFSIDLLKAISITAVVSYHSVFVPESTYPLALYWMDILFAPLRFCVPVFFTISFLLLERSFEKNSTAFLYPLLKKRFTRLLIPTLFWGSLAVALRLLGKANQTESILILILRGKIFPGYYYLLVMLQFLPVFIILNRQIGRVKNFLIILILQLIVLIVIYMSNLGAFGADITLFLRSVARPFFAYWFVYMSLGACFYKNWLKLVKISHQISLLFKIILLSSTSLIMVAEYNYLQTVTDGNITPFEYAMFSCILSAIVMFLCFSSIEEDQIPLYVRIIIKLLSKYSLGIFCINGIFSMIFLQLGTQLFVGLNFTFAEILAIKLISCNLLLIVSLGFSMLCDRVGLGACVR encoded by the coding sequence GTGTCACAAAAGACAAATCAAAAAATAGACAGACTTTTCTCGATTGATCTGTTAAAAGCAATAAGTATTACAGCAGTTGTTTCTTACCACAGCGTTTTTGTTCCTGAGTCCACATATCCATTAGCTTTGTACTGGATGGATATATTATTCGCACCCTTAAGATTTTGCGTGCCAGTATTTTTCACAATTTCTTTTCTACTACTAGAACGTAGCTTCGAGAAAAACTCTACTGCATTTTTATATCCTTTATTGAAAAAACGTTTTACTCGCCTGCTAATCCCAACATTATTTTGGGGTAGTTTAGCTGTAGCTTTGAGATTGTTAGGTAAAGCTAATCAAACTGAATCTATCCTTATACTTATTTTACGAGGCAAAATATTTCCTGGCTATTATTATCTTTTGGTGATGTTGCAGTTTCTACCTGTATTTATTATTTTAAATCGCCAAATAGGAAGAGTTAAGAACTTTTTGATAATATTAATATTACAATTAATTGTTTTGATTGTAATATATATGTCAAATTTAGGAGCATTTGGTGCAGATATAACTTTGTTTTTGCGAAGTGTAGCTCGTCCTTTTTTTGCTTACTGGTTTGTGTATATGTCTTTAGGTGCTTGTTTTTACAAGAACTGGCTTAAACTCGTAAAAATATCTCATCAGATATCTCTACTCTTCAAAATAATTTTGCTTTCATCTACCAGCCTGATTATGGTTGCAGAATATAATTATTTGCAAACGGTTACTGATGGAAACATTACTCCTTTTGAGTATGCAATGTTCTCTTGTATCCTGAGCGCAATAGTTATGTTTCTATGCTTTTCTTCTATTGAGGAGGATCAAATACCTTTATATGTAAGAATAATTATAAAACTATTATCAAAGTATAGTCTTGGTATTTTTTGTATTAATGGCATTTTCAGTATGATTTTTTTACAGCTAGGTACTCAATTATTTGTAGGATTAAACTTTACTTTTGCTGAAATATTAGCAATTAAGTTAATTAGCTGTAATTTACTATTGATAGTCTCTTTAGGATTCTCAATGCTTTGCGATCGTGTAGGACTTGGAGCTTGTGTTCGTTAA
- the gvpC gene encoding gas vesicle protein GvpC has protein sequence MTALMEKIRQEHQSIAEEVSQLFKETHEFLSSTTADRQEKAKKQAQELHQFQQNLEQTTQEFLAEAAKERFAQAKAQAKFLHEFYQELEETTHEFLAETAKERFVQAKAQAKYLHDYYQELQEATQEFLGETAKERTEKANAQRQYLHEFRQNLSVSIFGTFIR, from the coding sequence ATGACGGCTTTAATGGAAAAAATCCGGCAAGAGCATCAGTCGATAGCTGAGGAAGTATCTCAACTATTTAAAGAGACTCATGAATTCTTGTCCTCTACAACAGCAGACAGACAAGAGAAAGCCAAAAAGCAAGCGCAAGAACTGCATCAGTTCCAACAGAACCTCGAGCAAACAACCCAAGAATTTTTAGCAGAAGCTGCTAAAGAAAGGTTTGCTCAAGCTAAAGCACAAGCCAAGTTTTTGCATGAGTTCTACCAAGAACTTGAGGAAACAACCCACGAGTTTCTAGCAGAAACCGCTAAAGAAAGGTTTGTTCAAGCTAAAGCACAAGCAAAGTATTTGCATGACTACTACCAAGAACTTCAGGAAGCAACCCAGGAGTTTTTAGGAGAAACAGCAAAGGAAAGAACTGAGAAAGCTAACGCCCAAAGGCAATATCTGCATGAGTTTCGTCAGAATTTGTCTGTTAGCATTTTTGGCACATTTATTCGTTAG
- the gvpA gene encoding gas vesicle structural protein GvpA, whose amino-acid sequence MAVEKTNSSSSLAEVIDRILDKGIVVDAWVRVSLVGIELLAIEARIVIASVETYLKYAEAVGLTQSAAVPA is encoded by the coding sequence ATGGCAGTCGAAAAAACCAATTCTTCTTCAAGTTTGGCAGAAGTTATTGACCGTATCTTGGATAAAGGTATCGTCGTAGATGCTTGGGTACGTGTTTCCCTAGTTGGTATTGAATTACTTGCAATCGAAGCTCGGATCGTCATTGCATCTGTTGAAACCTACTTGAAATATGCAGAAGCAGTAGGCTTAACACAGTCAGCTGCTGTACCTGCTTAA
- a CDS encoding lipopolysaccharide assembly protein LapB, protein MNQSYQMNRFITFLNWFNREKITLLIGSICLLFGAIFPWYRLPQETLEAFGTNLFWANAVRVPFALCAIAGFSYTFVFHIRQAPRLVFWGALIPILLFPYFITTWSPAVSFIATEYYNRGEEVSSHVDKSFSEVQAQWKQNIVLDNPDIPASTFGLKIEDSRFFQLPSWDKVILEGFGYNNSFFAFIGKGWSFSLIGVLICLMALYLALEQQGLNLLMKDMKILVPVNILLFSVIFCSHIYFNIVNYQLNVQFAKGEYSQVVNTSHALIRLYPPFQGDEEFLERLAKAELYTDTGEPGLLNFIQGLENYQDSNFLEAEKYFQQSLDSQPKRFLVRGYLVTAILNQGVNYFNEPNTKNAGTAADIFEKAFSIFPGHVEALYDLMLARVVNGEFQKSAEVAKQIIDGQKYFQEPGIGLLGQAYVHLTWDEYNKGDINKTWERYRQSVDTTAWNKSEVKEK, encoded by the coding sequence ATGAATCAAAGTTATCAGATGAATAGATTTATTACTTTTCTGAATTGGTTTAATCGAGAAAAGATTACACTTTTGATTGGCTCTATATGTTTATTATTCGGAGCCATCTTTCCTTGGTATCGCTTACCTCAAGAAACTCTAGAAGCATTCGGTACAAATTTATTTTGGGCAAATGCTGTCAGAGTACCATTTGCTTTGTGTGCGATCGCTGGTTTTAGTTACACTTTTGTATTTCATATTAGACAAGCTCCACGCTTAGTTTTTTGGGGTGCATTAATCCCAATATTACTTTTTCCCTATTTCATTACAACTTGGTCGCCTGCTGTGTCTTTTATTGCAACAGAATACTATAATCGGGGAGAAGAAGTATCTTCTCACGTAGATAAAAGTTTCTCAGAAGTTCAGGCACAATGGAAACAAAATATAGTTTTAGATAATCCAGATATTCCTGCTTCTACTTTTGGTTTAAAAATTGAAGATAGCCGATTTTTTCAATTACCGTCATGGGATAAAGTTATCCTTGAAGGATTTGGCTATAATAATAGTTTTTTTGCTTTTATTGGTAAGGGTTGGAGCTTCAGCTTAATTGGAGTGCTGATTTGCCTAATGGCTCTTTATCTAGCATTAGAACAACAGGGACTCAATCTTCTGATGAAAGACATGAAAATATTAGTACCTGTAAACATATTATTATTTTCTGTTATTTTTTGCTCTCACATTTATTTTAATATTGTTAATTATCAATTAAATGTGCAGTTTGCGAAAGGTGAATATTCTCAAGTAGTAAATACTAGCCACGCTTTAATAAGATTGTATCCACCTTTCCAGGGAGATGAAGAATTTTTAGAGCGTCTAGCAAAAGCAGAGTTATATACAGATACAGGCGAGCCAGGATTGCTTAATTTCATCCAGGGTCTAGAAAATTATCAAGATAGTAATTTTCTAGAAGCAGAGAAATATTTTCAACAATCTTTAGATAGTCAGCCCAAACGTTTTTTAGTTAGAGGGTATCTGGTGACAGCAATTCTAAATCAAGGCGTTAATTATTTCAATGAGCCTAATACTAAAAATGCTGGAACAGCCGCAGATATTTTTGAAAAAGCATTCAGCATATTTCCGGGTCATGTTGAGGCTTTATATGACTTGATGTTAGCCAGAGTTGTTAACGGGGAATTTCAAAAATCGGCTGAAGTTGCTAAACAAATTATAGATGGACAAAAGTACTTTCAAGAACCAGGAATTGGTTTACTGGGTCAAGCCTATGTTCATTTAACTTGGGATGAATATAACAAGGGCGACATTAATAAAACCTGGGAAAGATATCGTCAATCAGTTGACACAACTGCTTGGAATAAATCAGAAGTAAAGGAAAAATAA
- a CDS encoding lysylphosphatidylglycerol synthase transmembrane domain-containing protein, which produces MKIKPVVIFKSVISIVIIIIIFTHIDIAQAWKQFQTLSLPFVAFALIYYTGCQWLSCWRWLVVLRSTGYSVSMISLLSSYFAGMFLNIFLPGSFGGDVYRVYRVTKETKDSEAALVSVFLERFTGLFALSALAILGLPPAVRVVGRWDIILLFFSCVIALVGGVILIVSPQLLKIAEPWLKKLHLQNLAVRFAKIQMLLRQFAQHRQALGLSIFLSFILMLAIVYYHYLIAQELKIPISYLELLVFIPIIAVISLIPISLGGLGVKEGLWIYLFNRIGLTGEQALLLSVTMTMLGWLLALPGGIILLLDSAGFQQISQADKP; this is translated from the coding sequence GTGAAAATCAAACCAGTAGTGATTTTTAAGAGTGTTATTAGTATAGTAATTATAATTATAATCTTTACTCATATAGATATTGCTCAAGCTTGGAAACAGTTTCAGACTTTATCCTTACCATTTGTTGCCTTTGCTCTAATTTATTATACAGGCTGTCAATGGTTGAGTTGCTGGCGTTGGCTAGTTGTACTCCGTTCCACTGGATATTCAGTATCGATGATTAGTCTACTCAGTAGTTATTTTGCTGGGATGTTTCTCAATATATTTCTTCCTGGTTCTTTTGGTGGAGATGTATATCGTGTTTACCGGGTGACAAAAGAAACGAAAGATTCTGAAGCAGCACTTGTATCTGTATTTCTGGAAAGATTTACAGGGTTGTTTGCTTTATCTGCTTTAGCTATATTAGGCTTACCTCCTGCCGTGAGAGTAGTTGGGCGTTGGGATATTATTCTACTATTTTTTAGTTGTGTTATTGCTTTAGTTGGTGGAGTAATTTTAATTGTTAGTCCTCAATTGTTAAAAATAGCAGAACCTTGGTTAAAAAAACTACATTTGCAAAATTTAGCAGTACGCTTTGCTAAAATCCAAATGCTTTTAAGGCAATTTGCTCAACATCGTCAAGCTTTAGGTTTGTCGATTTTTCTTTCTTTTATATTAATGCTTGCTATAGTCTATTACCACTATCTTATAGCTCAAGAACTGAAAATTCCTATCTCTTATCTGGAGCTTTTAGTTTTTATTCCAATCATAGCGGTAATTAGCTTAATTCCTATATCTCTAGGAGGTCTTGGTGTCAAAGAAGGGTTATGGATTTACTTGTTCAATCGAATAGGTCTAACTGGAGAGCAAGCTCTTTTGTTATCTGTCACTATGACAATGCTAGGTTGGTTATTGGCATTACCAGGAGGAATAATCCTGCTTTTAGATTCTGCTGGATTTCAGCAAATTAGTCAAGCGGATAAGCCGTAA
- the gvpA gene encoding gas vesicle structural protein GvpA, whose amino-acid sequence MAVEKTNSSSSLAEVIDRILDKGIVVDAWVRVSLVGIELLAIEARIVIASVETYLKYAEAVGLTQSAAVPA is encoded by the coding sequence ATGGCAGTCGAAAAAACCAATTCTTCTTCAAGCTTGGCAGAAGTTATTGACCGTATCTTGGATAAAGGTATCGTCGTAGATGCTTGGGTACGTGTTTCCCTAGTTGGTATTGAATTACTTGCAATCGAAGCTCGGATCGTTATTGCATCTGTTGAAACCTACTTGAAATATGCAGAAGCAGTAGGCTTAACACAGTCAGCTGCTGTACCTGCTTAA
- a CDS encoding class I SAM-dependent methyltransferase: MNRSIFLKIYPYILKKRSFFFKLGTPYLYIRSLWYAGDKVFCPCCERKFQKFLPFGAQKRPSAICPRCLSLERHRLLWLYLKNKTNLLSQKLNLLHVAPEYLLKKSISSLPNISYLSADLQPNEAMVQMDITDIQYPDNVFDVILCNHVLEHIPNDWQAMSELCRVLKPGGWAILHVPLDPKLEKTLEGKSDLSPEDRERLFGHHDHVRMYGRDYKEKLEKAGFTVKVDSYGQELGIDNIQKFGFIPDEDIYYCTKL, translated from the coding sequence ATGAATCGCTCTATTTTTCTGAAGATATATCCATACATTCTCAAAAAACGCTCTTTCTTCTTTAAACTAGGTACTCCCTATCTTTATATACGCTCACTCTGGTATGCTGGCGACAAAGTTTTCTGTCCTTGCTGTGAAAGAAAGTTCCAGAAATTTCTACCTTTTGGCGCTCAGAAGCGACCTAGTGCTATATGCCCTAGATGTTTATCTTTAGAAAGGCATCGTTTATTGTGGCTTTATCTTAAGAACAAAACAAATTTGCTTTCACAAAAGCTAAATTTACTTCATGTTGCACCAGAATATCTTCTCAAAAAATCTATATCTAGTCTGCCTAATATTAGTTATCTCAGTGCCGATTTACAACCAAATGAAGCAATGGTGCAAATGGATATTACAGATATTCAATATCCAGATAATGTCTTTGATGTAATTTTGTGTAACCATGTTCTAGAACACATTCCTAACGATTGGCAAGCTATGTCCGAATTATGCAGAGTATTAAAACCTGGTGGCTGGGCAATTTTACATGTCCCGCTTGATCCTAAGCTCGAGAAGACGCTAGAGGGGAAAAGTGATTTATCACCTGAAGATAGAGAAAGGCTATTTGGTCATCACGATCATGTGAGAATGTATGGTCGCGACTATAAAGAGAAGCTTGAAAAAGCTGGATTTACAGTAAAAGTTGATAGCTATGGACAAGAATTGGGAATTGATAATATTCAAAAATTCGGCTTCATACCAGATGAAGATATCTATTATTGTACTAAGCTATAA